Proteins from a genomic interval of Meiothermus sp.:
- a CDS encoding bifunctional adenosylcobinamide kinase/adenosylcobinamide-phosphate guanylyltransferase — MQNHLVLITGGARAGKSRFAQAQALALGQAQVSFIATAEPLDGEMRQRIAKHRAERPPTWETLEAPLEVPQALQEARHGVVLLDCLTLWVSNLMLAGLEVLPALEHLLAVRAQTGKTLLVVSNEVGLGVVPENSLARH, encoded by the coding sequence GTGCAGAACCATCTGGTGCTCATCACGGGGGGAGCCAGGGCCGGTAAGAGCCGCTTTGCCCAGGCCCAGGCCCTGGCCCTGGGGCAGGCGCAGGTGAGCTTTATCGCCACAGCGGAGCCGCTGGACGGGGAGATGCGCCAGCGCATCGCTAAGCACCGGGCCGAGCGCCCCCCCACCTGGGAAACCCTGGAAGCCCCGCTCGAGGTGCCCCAGGCCCTGCAGGAGGCCCGGCATGGGGTGGTGCTGCTGGACTGCCTGACCCTGTGGGTCTCCAACCTGATGCTGGCCGGGCTCGAGGTGCTGCCCGCGCTCGAGCACCTGCTGGCGGTTCGGGCCCAGACCGGCAAAACCCTGCTGGTGGTCAGCAACGAGGTGGGCCTGGGCGTCGTGCCCGAGAACTCCCTGGCCCGGCACTAA
- a CDS encoding histidine phosphatase family protein, which translates to MSELWLVRHGETPWNQEGRLTGWSDVPLTALGEQQARALSGWLAAERFERVVASDLQRAIQTARLAYGEPQEVSVALRELEFGQLEGLKWAELPEAYKAALLAFDGFQAPGGESTAQLRCRVYGFFDRLPAGRHLVFTHGGVLRMVLRELDQDRFLPPCAVVGVDWAHKRVRFVRTPEDKG; encoded by the coding sequence ATGAGCGAACTCTGGCTGGTGCGGCACGGAGAGACCCCGTGGAACCAGGAGGGGCGGCTCACCGGCTGGAGCGATGTGCCGCTTACCGCGCTGGGCGAGCAGCAGGCCCGGGCTCTGTCGGGCTGGCTGGCCGCCGAACGCTTCGAGCGGGTGGTGGCCTCCGATTTGCAACGGGCCATCCAGACCGCCCGGCTGGCCTACGGCGAACCCCAAGAAGTCTCGGTGGCGCTGCGCGAGCTCGAGTTCGGCCAGCTCGAGGGCCTGAAGTGGGCCGAGCTGCCCGAGGCCTACAAAGCGGCGCTCCTGGCCTTTGATGGCTTCCAGGCGCCCGGGGGGGAGTCCACCGCCCAGTTGCGCTGTCGGGTGTATGGCTTCTTCGACCGCCTGCCGGCGGGCCGCCACCTGGTTTTCACCCACGGGGGGGTGCTGCGCATGGTGCTGCGGGAGCTAGATCAAGACCGCTTCCTGCCGCCCTGTGCAGTGGTAGGGGTGGACTGGGCGCACAAGCGGGTGCGCTTCGTGCGGACACCCGAGGACAAGGGGTGA